One Paenarthrobacter aurescens TC1 DNA window includes the following coding sequences:
- a CDS encoding putative glycosyl transferase, group 1 family protein (identified by match to protein family HMM PF00534), with product MKTVLVHPFGNENVRQTLTALSEHRLLSAFITAIGWTEPEALSWLPPARSLVERRLFPMIEKHHLHVTPTSELIRNLLLRAQPAALRRLGSASGPFSAHWVAQQVETKAIQTLRGLNQPDAVYGYSTFASRVFSAARERNLETILEVPHVHWATTRHWAEQLEGLAPGWAITARQDLTRSKVHGMEDLELALATRLISPSAQVTESLRTAGVKGHIKEIPYGCPQVSPGQAPLTWDGNGPLKVLFVGRIVGMKGIADVVSAAKALSSAVHVTAIGQLPGETFPALEDMLGTVDYRGTMPRSEILVEMRKHHVLLLPSIVEGRSLAALEGLSQGLPAVVTAGSGVDDLVAQGAGAVVDRFAPDQIAAELQRFVDDPGLVQERSAKALEIARASGWEPFREGVAQFLHEIGSGVRGQ from the coding sequence ATGAAAACCGTCCTAGTACACCCCTTCGGGAACGAGAATGTCCGCCAAACCCTGACCGCGCTCAGCGAACACCGCCTATTGTCGGCTTTTATCACCGCGATCGGCTGGACAGAGCCTGAGGCGTTGTCCTGGCTCCCGCCCGCAAGGTCACTGGTTGAGCGGCGGCTGTTTCCCATGATCGAAAAACACCACCTGCATGTCACACCCACGAGTGAACTGATCCGCAATCTTCTCCTGCGTGCGCAGCCGGCAGCTTTAAGACGACTTGGCTCAGCATCGGGTCCGTTCTCCGCCCACTGGGTTGCCCAGCAGGTCGAGACCAAGGCGATCCAGACCCTCCGCGGCCTCAATCAACCGGATGCCGTCTACGGATACTCAACCTTCGCCTCACGAGTGTTCAGTGCAGCGCGGGAACGCAACCTGGAAACCATCTTGGAAGTACCGCACGTTCATTGGGCCACAACCCGGCACTGGGCCGAGCAACTGGAAGGCTTGGCACCCGGATGGGCAATCACGGCGCGCCAGGACCTAACCCGTAGCAAGGTCCATGGCATGGAAGACCTTGAGCTTGCCTTGGCAACCCGGTTGATCTCGCCATCGGCGCAGGTCACGGAGAGCCTGCGGACGGCTGGCGTAAAGGGCCACATCAAGGAGATTCCCTACGGCTGTCCTCAGGTTAGCCCCGGGCAGGCCCCTTTGACATGGGATGGCAACGGGCCGCTCAAGGTCTTGTTCGTGGGCCGCATTGTTGGCATGAAGGGGATCGCGGACGTGGTGTCCGCGGCCAAGGCCCTCTCTTCCGCCGTGCACGTTACTGCCATTGGCCAATTGCCTGGCGAGACTTTCCCTGCCCTTGAGGACATGCTCGGAACGGTGGATTATCGCGGGACCATGCCGAGGAGTGAAATTCTCGTGGAAATGCGAAAGCACCATGTGCTGTTGCTACCAAGCATTGTTGAAGGACGTTCCCTCGCGGCTTTGGAGGGACTGAGCCAGGGCCTACCCGCGGTGGTCACGGCCGGAAGCGGCGTTGACGACCTTGTGGCCCAAGGTGCCGGAGCTGTAGTGGATCGGTTTGCGCCAGACCAGATCGCCGCCGAACTCCAACGGTTCGTGGATGATCCTGGACTGGTTCAAGAGCGGAGCGCCAAAGCGTTGGAAATCGCCAGAGCATCGGGATGGGAGCCTTTCCGCGAGGGAGTTGCACAGTTTCTACATGAAATTGGGAGTGGTGTTCGTGGCCAATAG